One genomic window of Mucilaginibacter sp. SJ includes the following:
- a CDS encoding alpha/beta fold hydrolase, with protein sequence MRKILILLLLVSAGMAAKAQADTLSITLENVKYPYPVSFMPIKVEGQDLRMAYMDVKPAAPNGKTVMLFHGKNFGGYYWTDVIRVLSNKGYRVIVPDQIGFGKSSKAFIHYSFHQLARFNKNLLDSLDVQKVTLMGHSMGGMLATRFTLMYPGRVEKLLLEDPIGLEDYRTFVPYASVEDDYKTELKTSYESVKKYYQTSYFTTWKPEYDYLVAIGAGVSKSADFPRYAKVAALTFEMIYEQPVCYEFGLIKVPVVLFIGKEDKTIVGKALLSEEEKAKHGQYKILGPETAQKIPGCKLIEFDNCGHIPHIEVKEAFFKSLTANL encoded by the coding sequence ATGCGTAAAATACTTATACTTCTCCTCCTGGTATCTGCTGGCATGGCGGCAAAAGCCCAAGCCGATACGCTTTCTATTACGCTCGAAAATGTAAAATACCCGTACCCGGTTAGTTTTATGCCGATAAAAGTTGAAGGGCAGGATCTGCGCATGGCTTATATGGATGTAAAACCGGCTGCTCCAAATGGTAAAACAGTAATGCTTTTTCATGGCAAAAACTTTGGAGGCTATTATTGGACAGATGTGATCCGCGTGCTTAGTAACAAAGGTTACCGGGTGATTGTGCCCGACCAGATCGGCTTTGGCAAATCGTCGAAAGCATTTATTCATTATAGCTTTCATCAACTGGCAAGGTTTAACAAAAACCTGCTTGATAGCTTAGATGTTCAAAAGGTTACTTTAATGGGCCACTCCATGGGTGGGATGCTGGCAACCCGGTTCACGCTCATGTATCCCGGCAGGGTTGAAAAATTGCTGCTTGAAGATCCGATCGGCCTGGAAGATTATCGCACATTTGTTCCCTATGCAAGTGTCGAAGACGATTATAAAACCGAATTGAAAACCAGCTACGAGAGTGTTAAGAAGTATTATCAAACGTCGTACTTTACCACCTGGAAACCCGAATACGATTATTTGGTTGCGATTGGTGCCGGTGTAAGTAAAAGCGCCGACTTTCCCCGTTATGCCAAAGTAGCCGCGCTCACTTTTGAAATGATTTACGAGCAGCCGGTTTGTTATGAGTTCGGGCTCATTAAAGTGCCTGTGGTTTTGTTCATCGGCAAAGAGGATAAAACCATTGTAGGCAAGGCGCTGCTAAGCGAGGAGGAAAAAGCAAAACATGGACAATATAAAATATTAGGGCCCGAAACGGCTCAAAAGATCCCCGGCTGTAAGCTCATTGAGTTTGACAATTGCGGGCATATCCCGCATATTGAGGTTAAGGAGGCCTTTTTTAAATCCTTGACGGCGAATTTATAA
- the hisS gene encoding histidine--tRNA ligase codes for MASIKPSVPKGTRDFSPAEMVKRNYIFDTIKSVFRKYGYQQIETPTMENSSTLMGKYGEEGDKLIFKVLNSGDYLAKVDEQKLIERNSNSVASAISEKALRYDLTVPFARYVVQHQNEITFPFKRFQVQPVWRADRPQRGRYREFYQCDADVVGSDSLLNEAEFIMIYDEALTKLGLKDFSIKINNRKILSGIAQVIDKADNIIDLTVAIDKLDKIGLDGVIKELLEKGFTDADIDKLKPVILLEGNNTEKLASLRGALAQSEIGLKGCDEIETVFGYIERCPLQTAKLELDITLARGLNYYTGAIFEVKTNEVNMGSIGGGGRYDDLTGMFGLKGLTGAGISFGADRIYDVLEELNLFPAGSNQTTRVLICNFDKEGELYSLPLLQQLRRNNINTELYPAGAKIKKQMEYANNKNIPYVVVIGGDEMQTGLLTFKDMASGVQEKLTADEIVAKLNRD; via the coding sequence ATGGCATCCATTAAACCATCCGTACCCAAAGGCACACGCGATTTTTCACCCGCCGAAATGGTGAAACGCAATTATATTTTCGATACTATTAAATCCGTTTTCCGCAAATACGGCTATCAGCAGATAGAAACCCCAACTATGGAAAACTCATCGACCTTAATGGGGAAATATGGAGAAGAAGGGGATAAGCTGATATTTAAAGTACTTAACAGCGGTGATTATCTGGCCAAGGTTGACGAACAAAAACTTATTGAACGCAATTCTAATTCTGTTGCGTCTGCTATCTCCGAAAAAGCCCTGCGCTACGACCTAACCGTGCCTTTTGCCCGTTACGTAGTTCAACACCAAAACGAGATCACCTTTCCATTCAAGCGGTTCCAGGTGCAGCCGGTTTGGCGCGCCGACAGACCGCAGCGCGGCCGCTACCGCGAGTTTTACCAATGCGATGCCGATGTAGTTGGTTCTGATTCACTACTGAACGAAGCCGAGTTTATCATGATCTATGATGAAGCTTTAACCAAGCTTGGCCTTAAAGATTTCAGCATCAAAATCAATAATAGAAAAATACTATCAGGCATTGCACAGGTTATAGACAAAGCCGATAACATCATTGATTTAACTGTAGCTATCGATAAGCTGGACAAAATCGGCCTTGATGGCGTGATTAAAGAGCTGCTCGAAAAAGGTTTTACCGATGCCGATATCGACAAACTAAAACCTGTTATCCTGCTTGAAGGCAACAACACCGAAAAACTGGCGAGCCTTCGCGGGGCTTTAGCCCAATCAGAGATTGGTTTAAAAGGCTGCGACGAAATAGAAACCGTTTTTGGCTATATAGAACGCTGTCCGCTTCAAACCGCAAAGCTTGAATTGGATATTACCCTTGCGCGCGGCTTAAACTACTATACCGGTGCCATCTTCGAGGTGAAAACCAACGAAGTAAATATGGGCAGCATCGGCGGCGGTGGCCGTTATGACGACCTTACCGGCATGTTTGGCTTAAAAGGTCTTACCGGCGCAGGGATCTCTTTTGGGGCTGACAGGATCTATGACGTACTGGAAGAGCTAAACCTATTCCCGGCCGGCAGCAACCAAACCACGCGGGTGCTTATATGCAATTTCGATAAAGAAGGCGAACTTTATAGCTTACCTCTATTACAGCAGCTCCGTCGCAACAATATCAACACCGAACTCTATCCTGCCGGAGCAAAAATTAAAAAGCAGATGGAGTACGCTAACAATAAAAACATCCCTTATGTGGTGGTTATCGGCGGTGATGAAATGCAAACGGGGTTATTGACATTTAAAGACATGGCAAGCGGGGTCCAGGAAAAATTGACGGCGGATGAGATCGTAGCAAAACTGAACCGGGATTAA
- a CDS encoding alanine dehydrogenase: MSSGIYSGFSDIAKQAMLQPQESLLEVKSKKNKLYIGIPKEVSFQENRVPLTPLSVALLVNNGHEVMLESNAGQAANFSDKDYSEQGAQIVYDTKKVYEADIIIKIAPPTTHEIELMKPGQLLISTLQIATLKAESIHALMAKKITALSFEHLRDEGNTLTVVRAMSEIVGATSILIAAEYLSNVFEGKGLMLGGITGVPPTEIVILGAGTVGEYAARTAISLGAEVKVFDPSIYKLRRLQNNIGNRVFTSVVQPIVLEKAITTCDVAIGALRAEDGRSPCIISEATVSRMKRDSVIIDVSIDQGGCFETSEVTNHTHPVFRKYDVIHYCVPNIASRVARTATYALTNIFAPILLDIGDMGGIKNLIWQKSGVRNAVYIYQGQLTNKHIGERFSIPCKDLDLLIVSHR; this comes from the coding sequence ATGAGTTCAGGGATATATAGCGGGTTTTCGGATATTGCCAAGCAAGCAATGTTGCAGCCCCAGGAGTCGTTGCTGGAGGTAAAAAGCAAAAAAAACAAGCTATACATCGGCATTCCCAAAGAGGTTTCCTTCCAGGAAAACCGCGTGCCCTTAACCCCGCTGTCGGTAGCGCTGCTGGTTAATAACGGCCACGAGGTGATGCTGGAGAGTAATGCCGGGCAGGCCGCCAATTTTTCGGATAAGGATTACAGTGAGCAGGGCGCGCAGATAGTATATGATACCAAAAAGGTTTACGAGGCCGATATCATTATCAAAATAGCCCCTCCTACCACTCATGAAATTGAGCTGATGAAACCCGGGCAGCTCCTGATCTCTACCCTGCAAATCGCTACGCTCAAGGCCGAAAGCATTCACGCGCTGATGGCCAAAAAGATCACCGCGCTAAGTTTTGAGCATTTGCGCGATGAGGGCAATACCCTTACGGTGGTGAGGGCCATGAGCGAAATTGTAGGTGCTACTTCCATACTTATAGCAGCCGAATATTTAAGCAATGTTTTTGAAGGCAAAGGCCTGATGCTGGGCGGCATAACCGGCGTTCCGCCAACCGAAATTGTGATTCTTGGTGCCGGAACCGTGGGCGAATACGCGGCACGCACCGCCATATCATTGGGTGCCGAGGTTAAGGTATTTGATCCGTCGATATACAAACTCCGCCGCCTGCAAAATAATATCGGCAACCGCGTTTTCACATCGGTGGTACAGCCTATTGTATTAGAAAAAGCCATCACCACCTGCGATGTGGCCATAGGCGCGCTCCGTGCCGAAGATGGCCGCAGCCCTTGCATTATTTCTGAAGCTACCGTTAGCCGCATGAAACGCGACTCGGTGATCATTGACGTAAGTATTGACCAGGGCGGCTGTTTTGAAACGTCCGAAGTTACCAATCACACCCACCCCGTTTTTCGCAAGTATGATGTAATTCATTATTGTGTGCCTAACATCGCATCGCGTGTAGCCCGTACCGCTACCTATGCGCTCACCAATATTTTTGCACCGATACTGCTTGATATCGGCGATATGGGCGGCATCAAAAACCTCATATGGCAAAAATCGGGGGTGCGTAACGCGGTTTATATTTACCAGGGCCAGCTTACCAATAAACACATTGGCGAGCGTTTCTCGATCCCCTGCAAAGACCTCGATTTGCTGATCGTATCGCACAGGTAA
- a CDS encoding 3-keto-disaccharide hydrolase, whose translation MKKIMLGLMAIPALCLSASAQTKGYTPLFDGKTTTGWHTYLKKDVTAWKVVDGTLQLDPKAEGQGDLVTDGEYENYELVLDWNISKEGNSGIIFGVHEDPQFGDTYLTGIEMQVLDNKDASDNKKANHLAGSLYDMKAPSKDVAKPAGEWNKVKLRKKDGQLTFWLNGTKIVDVKIGSEEWAQLLNNSKFKTWKGFAAYPKGHIALQDHGHLVSFRNIGIKEL comes from the coding sequence ATGAAAAAAATCATGCTTGGCCTGATGGCCATCCCGGCACTTTGCTTGTCGGCGTCGGCACAAACCAAGGGTTACACTCCCCTGTTCGATGGTAAAACCACCACCGGATGGCACACTTATCTTAAAAAAGACGTTACCGCCTGGAAAGTGGTTGACGGCACACTCCAGCTTGACCCCAAGGCCGAAGGCCAGGGCGATTTGGTTACCGACGGCGAATACGAAAACTATGAACTTGTTTTAGACTGGAATATCAGTAAAGAAGGAAACAGCGGCATTATTTTCGGCGTGCATGAAGATCCTCAATTTGGCGATACCTATTTAACCGGTATCGAAATGCAGGTGCTTGATAATAAAGATGCCAGCGATAACAAAAAAGCCAACCACCTTGCGGGTTCATTATATGATATGAAAGCCCCGTCAAAAGATGTAGCAAAACCTGCCGGCGAATGGAACAAAGTTAAACTGCGTAAAAAAGACGGTCAGCTTACTTTTTGGCTTAATGGAACCAAAATTGTTGATGTAAAAATTGGCAGCGAAGAGTGGGCGCAATTGTTAAATAACAGCAAGTTCAAAACCTGGAAAGGTTTTGCCGCCTATCCTAAAGGTCACATCGCATTGCAGGACCATGGCCATTTAGTTAGCTTCCGCAACATCGGCATTAAGGAGCTTTAA
- a CDS encoding YihY/virulence factor BrkB family protein translates to MKFLSKAYFKQLWKVLLASFTGFSKDNGLKLSASLAYYTVFSIAPLLIIVISVAGLVFGQDAATERLYPEIVRYVGKTPAAQIQDALKHLALSGKSGIAVVIGVVTLLLGASSIFIEIQDSLNIIWRVKAKPKSGWMQLLKNRFVSFSLIISLGFLLLASLIINLVISAVKDQIQHFFPGIDSFTKVFVQVLNLGITLVVITTLFGIIFKFLPDVKIKWRDVRSGAVFTAILFMIGQYLISLYIQYTAQGSAYGAAGSIIVILVWIYYTSAILYIGAEFTQVFAEASGSHIEPADYAVHVQQTEVEHRVKTLPPQNPQLEGHLKKDETGKKE, encoded by the coding sequence ATGAAGTTTTTAAGCAAAGCATACTTTAAACAACTATGGAAGGTGTTGCTGGCATCGTTCACGGGCTTTTCAAAAGATAATGGCTTAAAATTAAGCGCCTCGCTGGCTTATTACACCGTTTTTTCAATTGCCCCTTTATTAATTATAGTAATATCTGTAGCCGGCCTGGTTTTTGGACAGGATGCCGCAACCGAGCGGTTGTACCCCGAAATTGTTCGTTATGTTGGCAAAACACCGGCAGCACAAATTCAGGATGCGTTAAAGCACCTTGCGCTATCCGGGAAATCGGGCATAGCAGTTGTTATTGGCGTGGTTACGCTTTTATTGGGCGCAAGCAGTATTTTTATCGAGATCCAGGATTCGCTTAATATAATCTGGAGGGTTAAAGCCAAGCCTAAAAGCGGCTGGATGCAATTGCTGAAAAACCGGTTTGTGTCCTTTTCGCTCATCATCAGCCTGGGCTTCCTGTTGCTGGCATCGCTTATTATCAACCTGGTTATAAGTGCCGTGAAGGATCAGATCCAGCATTTTTTTCCCGGTATCGATTCTTTTACGAAAGTATTTGTCCAGGTGCTAAACCTGGGCATTACCCTGGTGGTAATCACTACTTTGTTTGGCATCATATTTAAGTTTTTGCCCGATGTTAAAATCAAATGGCGCGATGTGCGCAGCGGCGCGGTATTTACAGCTATCCTGTTTATGATAGGACAGTACCTCATCAGCCTTTATATCCAATATACAGCGCAAGGGTCGGCATATGGTGCTGCGGGTTCTATTATTGTGATATTGGTTTGGATCTATTATACATCGGCCATATTGTACATCGGTGCCGAGTTTACCCAGGTATTTGCCGAGGCCAGCGGTAGCCATATCGAGCCCGCAGATTATGCCGTTCATGTTCAACAAACCGAGGTTGAACACCGCGTAAAAACCCTTCCACCTCAAAACCCCCAGCTTGAAGGGCATTTGAAAAAGGATGAGACAGGGAAAAAGGAGTAG
- a CDS encoding M15 family metallopeptidase, which produces MNYRYLILLIFVACTLRVNAQHYKYIDSAKIYGIARYKLQVKANPDKQLVEIKKYIPEIILDLRYATTNNFMRRRMYTTAKAYARLPVVKALQQVEAELKMQGLGLKIYDAYRPYSVTVNFYEMAPDTNFVADPRKGSKHNRGCAIDLSLIDIKTGKELDMPTGFDSFSRKAGANYMDLPQQQITNRELLKTIMAKYGFRVISTEWWHYDFTGWEKYELLDIPVQAL; this is translated from the coding sequence ATGAATTACCGGTATTTGATATTGCTGATATTTGTAGCGTGTACTTTGCGCGTTAATGCGCAGCATTATAAATATATCGACAGTGCAAAAATTTATGGTATTGCCCGCTATAAACTACAAGTTAAAGCAAATCCCGATAAACAGCTGGTTGAAATAAAGAAATATATCCCCGAAATTATCTTAGACCTGCGGTATGCTACCACGAACAATTTTATGCGCCGCCGTATGTACACAACGGCCAAAGCTTATGCAAGGCTCCCGGTTGTAAAAGCGCTTCAGCAGGTTGAAGCCGAATTAAAAATGCAGGGCCTTGGCCTAAAAATTTACGATGCCTATCGCCCCTATTCGGTTACTGTTAATTTTTATGAAATGGCCCCCGATACCAATTTTGTAGCCGACCCGCGCAAAGGCTCAAAGCATAACCGTGGTTGCGCTATTGACCTTTCCCTTATCGATATTAAAACCGGCAAAGAACTGGATATGCCAACCGGCTTTGATAGCTTTAGCCGTAAGGCCGGGGCAAACTATATGGATTTACCGCAGCAGCAAATTACAAACCGCGAATTATTAAAAACGATAATGGCCAAATATGGCTTCAGGGTGATCTCAACCGAATGGTGGCATTATGACTTTACGGGCTGGGAGAAATATGAGCTGCTGGATATTCCGGTACAGGCCCTCTAA
- the tsaE gene encoding tRNA (adenosine(37)-N6)-threonylcarbamoyltransferase complex ATPase subunit type 1 TsaE has product MQLSVNSTSQLPQAAEAILANSAGNKIFLFYGEMGAGKTTLIKALCEELGVTEQATSPTFSIVNEYTGRDSRIFHFDFYRLKNQTEALDMGYEEYFYSDAYCFIEWPEKIPDLLPNRYTNIRIRVLDSTSRSISMENF; this is encoded by the coding sequence GTGCAACTATCTGTAAATTCAACATCCCAATTACCGCAGGCTGCCGAAGCCATCCTGGCCAACTCGGCAGGGAATAAAATTTTTCTTTTTTATGGCGAAATGGGAGCTGGTAAAACAACGCTTATCAAAGCTTTATGCGAAGAACTTGGCGTAACCGAACAGGCAACCAGTCCGACGTTTTCAATTGTAAACGAATATACCGGGCGCGACAGCAGGATCTTTCATTTTGATTTCTATCGCCTTAAAAATCAAACAGAAGCATTGGATATGGGCTATGAGGAATATTTTTATAGCGATGCCTACTGTTTTATTGAGTGGCCCGAAAAAATTCCCGACCTGCTCCCCAACCGTTACACCAATATCCGGATCCGGGTTTTGGACAGCACCTCGCGCAGCATCAGCATGGAAAATTTTTAG